Proteins encoded by one window of Mailhella massiliensis:
- a CDS encoding HesA/MoeB/ThiF family protein, giving the protein MNALPEREHLLSLLEPFLQGSAEESSVRAEGIRLLAKKFRLSEREAMLALLRQDIWPLRFIRSKGGFRAEDIALLMDLRILIAGCGGLGGQVAELLARTGAGRLTLCDPDVFEESNLNRQCFCTEKTLGRPKAEVCREGLLDIAPYMDIEACVTALDERNLPGFLQRADVVIDCLDSVAGKKMLEKAALEADVPCVHGAVSRSEGFALFDENVPLPCALLYPDEGDFSRSHPPMNAHALTVTGTSCLMVALLLRRVCGKRRGDGQLFHLDLSIPELERLAFKGRP; this is encoded by the coding sequence ATGAACGCCCTTCCCGAACGAGAACACCTGCTTTCCCTGCTCGAACCCTTCCTGCAGGGCAGCGCGGAGGAATCCTCCGTCCGGGCCGAGGGCATACGCCTGCTGGCAAAGAAGTTCCGGCTTTCCGAAAGGGAGGCCATGCTCGCCCTGCTCCGGCAGGACATCTGGCCTTTGCGCTTCATCCGCAGCAAAGGGGGCTTCCGCGCGGAGGATATTGCGCTGCTCATGGATCTTCGCATCCTCATTGCAGGCTGCGGAGGGCTGGGCGGACAGGTTGCGGAGCTTCTCGCGCGTACGGGCGCGGGACGGCTCACGCTCTGCGACCCCGATGTTTTTGAAGAGAGCAATCTCAACAGACAGTGCTTCTGCACGGAAAAGACGCTGGGCCGGCCCAAGGCCGAAGTCTGCCGTGAGGGACTTCTGGATATAGCCCCCTACATGGATATCGAGGCCTGCGTCACGGCGCTGGATGAAAGGAATCTGCCCGGTTTTCTGCAGCGCGCGGATGTGGTCATCGACTGCCTCGATTCCGTGGCGGGAAAGAAAATGCTGGAAAAGGCCGCCCTGGAAGCGGACGTGCCCTGCGTGCACGGAGCCGTTTCCCGAAGCGAAGGATTCGCCCTTTTCGACGAAAACGTGCCCCTTCCCTGCGCGTTGCTGTATCCCGATGAGGGGGATTTTTCCCGCTCTCACCCGCCCATGAACGCCCACGCGCTTACCGTAACGGGAACCTCCTGTCTCATGGTCGCTCTGCTTCTGCGCCGCGTCTGCGGAAAGAGGCGCGGCGACGGACAGCTCTTTCACCTCGATCTTTCCATTCCCGAACTGGAAAGGCTCGCCTTCAAAGGCAGACCGTAG
- a CDS encoding transposase, translated as MAFISDQQWRRIEPFLARGKKVGRPRKSDRETLEAVLYVLTTGCRWCDLPRDMGSYVTAWRRFTAWKKDGTFDIIRSCLPASIQLSENASTPRKIKEGKCSLAMKKYSGTKAPQAES; from the coding sequence ATGGCATTCATCAGCGATCAGCAATGGAGACGTATAGAACCCTTTCTCGCCCGAGGCAAAAAGGTGGGGCGTCCGCGCAAAAGCGACCGTGAAACGCTGGAAGCCGTTCTCTATGTTCTGACGACGGGCTGCCGCTGGTGCGACCTTCCCCGCGATATGGGCAGCTATGTTACCGCATGGCGTCGCTTCACCGCCTGGAAAAAGGACGGCACGTTCGACATCATCCGTTCCTGCCTGCCCGCCAGCATACAGCTTTCCGAAAATGCCAGCACTCCCCGGAAAATAAAGGAAGGCAAGTGCAGCCTGGCCATGAAGAAGTACTCAGGAACCAAAGCCCCGCAGGCGGAATCCTGA
- a CDS encoding molybdopterin biosynthesis protein, with amino-acid sequence MARHTYLTMMAPGEARDLWFSRIDTSLSEPEEESVPLSAALHRVLARPVDALRSSPAFHGAAMDGIAVKAEDTFTASPRRPLRLEIGKDAFWINTGHPLPSGCNAVVMVEHVNLEEEGRFAVIEKAAFPWQHVRKLGEDMVATEIILAPGVAIGPYELGALAAGGVTHPVVLRKPKVVVIPSGSEIVALDEAKEEDLRAGRALPEFNSIIFSAMIAEAGGEAEVYPVVPDEPELIRASVRRAMEEGADLVVLNAGSSAGSHDYTADVIASMGELLVHGVAVMPGKPTALGLVTEGGRSVPVVGTPGYPVSAIVAMEEFVLPLLARWLKREPACRESLEVVPCNPIPSRPGMEERVRVKLGMVNGTCFAVPLPRGAGTVTSLSRADAVIPVERDREGLNAGEAVRAELFRTRREIEGALLATGSHDNTLDLIDSMLRRNHPGFRLTSAHVGSLGGLLALGRGQCHLAGSHLLDEETGVYNRSAMREHLKGVPSLLVHLVDREQGIMVLPGNPKKVASFEDLCREDVRFINRQRGSGTRVLLDYELKKRGLSPARVQGYRDEEYTHMNVAAAVLSGRADAGLGVRSAAAALGLEFISVGVEEYDLVIPCRYAEDARILALLDVIRSDVFKNAVLAMGGYGVGRTGEILWEYDGK; translated from the coding sequence ATGGCCAGGCATACCTACCTTACGATGATGGCTCCCGGAGAGGCCCGGGATCTCTGGTTTTCCCGTATCGACACGTCGCTTTCCGAACCGGAGGAGGAGAGCGTTCCCCTTTCCGCTGCGCTGCACCGGGTGCTTGCCCGTCCGGTGGATGCCCTGCGTTCCTCCCCGGCCTTTCACGGCGCGGCCATGGACGGCATTGCCGTGAAGGCGGAAGATACCTTCACCGCCTCTCCCCGGAGGCCCCTGCGCCTGGAAATAGGAAAGGACGCCTTCTGGATCAATACCGGTCATCCGCTTCCTTCGGGCTGCAACGCCGTGGTCATGGTGGAGCATGTGAATCTGGAGGAAGAGGGCAGATTCGCCGTCATAGAAAAAGCTGCCTTTCCCTGGCAGCATGTGCGCAAGCTCGGGGAAGACATGGTGGCCACGGAAATCATTCTCGCGCCGGGCGTGGCCATCGGGCCGTATGAGCTGGGCGCTTTGGCCGCAGGGGGCGTGACGCATCCCGTGGTACTCAGGAAGCCGAAGGTGGTCGTGATTCCCAGCGGCTCGGAAATTGTGGCGCTCGATGAGGCGAAGGAAGAGGATCTCCGGGCGGGGCGTGCTCTTCCCGAATTTAATTCCATTATTTTTTCCGCCATGATAGCAGAGGCCGGAGGCGAGGCGGAGGTGTACCCCGTCGTGCCGGATGAGCCGGAACTCATCCGCGCCTCCGTGCGCCGTGCCATGGAGGAAGGGGCCGACCTTGTGGTGCTGAACGCCGGTTCCTCGGCGGGCAGCCACGACTACACGGCCGACGTCATCGCCTCCATGGGAGAACTTCTCGTGCACGGCGTGGCCGTCATGCCGGGCAAGCCCACGGCTCTCGGCCTTGTGACGGAGGGCGGACGCAGCGTGCCCGTGGTGGGGACGCCCGGTTATCCCGTTTCCGCCATTGTGGCCATGGAAGAATTTGTTCTGCCCCTTCTTGCCCGTTGGCTGAAGAGGGAGCCTGCCTGCCGGGAGAGTCTGGAGGTGGTTCCCTGTAATCCCATTCCCTCACGGCCGGGCATGGAAGAGCGTGTCCGTGTGAAACTCGGCATGGTGAATGGAACCTGTTTTGCCGTACCTCTGCCCCGCGGCGCCGGTACGGTGACCAGCCTTTCCCGTGCCGATGCGGTGATCCCCGTGGAACGTGACCGCGAAGGCCTGAACGCCGGGGAAGCCGTGCGGGCGGAGCTGTTCCGTACCCGCAGGGAAATAGAGGGGGCGCTGCTCGCCACGGGCAGCCATGACAATACGCTGGATCTTATCGACAGTATGCTGAGAAGGAACCATCCCGGCTTCCGCCTCACCTCGGCGCATGTGGGTTCTCTCGGAGGGCTTCTCGCCCTCGGACGCGGACAGTGCCATCTGGCGGGCAGTCACCTGCTGGATGAGGAAACGGGCGTCTACAACCGCAGCGCCATGCGGGAACACCTGAAAGGGGTGCCTTCTCTTCTGGTGCATCTGGTGGACAGGGAACAGGGGATCATGGTTCTGCCCGGCAATCCGAAGAAGGTTGCCTCCTTTGAAGACCTCTGCCGGGAGGACGTGCGCTTCATCAACCGCCAGAGAGGCAGCGGAACCCGCGTGCTTCTGGATTATGAACTGAAAAAGCGCGGCCTTTCCCCCGCCCGCGTACAGGGCTACAGAGACGAGGAGTACACGCACATGAACGTGGCGGCGGCCGTGCTTTCCGGCAGGGCCGATGCCGGACTCGGCGTGCGTTCCGCAGCCGCGGCTCTCGGGCTGGAATTTATTTCCGTGGGCGTGGAGGAATACGATCTCGTCATTCCCTGCCGTTATGCGGAGGATGCGAGAATCCTCGCGCTGCTGGACGTCATCCGTTCGGATGTCTTCAAGAACGCCGTTCTTGCCATGGGCGGCTACGGTGTGGGGCGTACCGGGGAGATTCTCTGGGAATACGACGGAAAATAG
- the glp gene encoding gephyrin-like molybdotransferase Glp produces MKSFLTLKPVDEILSFVEACAPLSAERVPLDDSAGRRLAEDLISPENLPGFARSTVDGYAVRARDVFGAQEGSPALLECVGECPMGRAPEFSLLEGQTARIMTGGMLPEGADCVVMVEYSRPAGKNMVELIRSQAPGDHVLEADEDASCGSVLLPAGRRLRPQEIGLLAALGQCVVPVFRRPRVAIVSTGDEVVPFTQKPAPGQVRDVNSHSLAALCRSAGAEVSMEGLVRDDMAALESVVRGALSRADVVLLSGGSSAGMRDHTVDIFRAMPQSELLAHGVAISPGKPFILARSGAAWLMGLPGHVSSALVCARVFLLPLLRRLQGGREGMMPSVPAVLSRAVASAQGRRDFIRVRLSLTEQGWTAEPVTTPSGLISGLVSADALVVCPENSEGLYAGQVVSAYILD; encoded by the coding sequence ATGAAGTCCTTTCTTACCCTTAAACCGGTGGACGAGATCCTTTCGTTCGTCGAAGCATGCGCGCCGCTGAGCGCGGAGCGCGTTCCCCTTGACGACTCTGCGGGGCGGCGTCTGGCCGAGGATCTGATTTCCCCCGAGAATCTGCCGGGATTTGCCCGTTCCACGGTGGACGGCTATGCCGTGCGCGCACGGGATGTGTTCGGCGCACAGGAAGGTTCGCCCGCGCTTCTGGAATGCGTAGGCGAATGCCCCATGGGCAGGGCGCCGGAATTTTCTCTTCTCGAAGGGCAGACGGCCCGCATCATGACGGGGGGCATGCTTCCCGAAGGGGCGGACTGCGTGGTCATGGTGGAGTACTCCCGCCCGGCAGGGAAAAACATGGTGGAGCTCATCCGCTCCCAGGCTCCGGGCGACCATGTGCTGGAAGCTGATGAAGACGCCTCCTGCGGGAGCGTGCTTCTTCCTGCAGGGAGGCGGCTGCGTCCTCAGGAAATAGGCCTTCTTGCCGCGCTCGGTCAGTGCGTCGTGCCTGTGTTCCGCAGGCCCCGTGTGGCCATTGTTTCCACCGGAGACGAAGTGGTCCCCTTTACGCAGAAGCCTGCGCCCGGGCAGGTGCGCGACGTGAACTCCCACTCTCTGGCGGCCCTGTGCCGGAGCGCGGGGGCCGAGGTGAGCATGGAAGGGCTTGTGCGCGACGACATGGCGGCGCTGGAGTCCGTGGTACGCGGAGCCCTTTCCCGTGCCGATGTGGTGCTTCTTTCCGGCGGTTCTTCGGCAGGCATGCGCGATCATACCGTGGATATTTTCCGCGCCATGCCGCAGAGCGAACTTCTGGCCCACGGCGTGGCCATCAGCCCCGGAAAGCCCTTTATTCTCGCCCGTTCCGGTGCGGCCTGGCTCATGGGCTTGCCCGGTCATGTGTCGAGCGCCCTTGTGTGCGCCCGCGTTTTTCTTCTGCCTCTGCTGCGCCGCCTTCAGGGCGGCCGGGAGGGCATGATGCCTTCGGTTCCGGCGGTGCTTTCCCGTGCCGTGGCTTCCGCTCAGGGGCGGCGGGATTTCATCCGCGTCCGGCTTTCCCTCACGGAACAAGGCTGGACGGCCGAGCCCGTCACCACGCCTTCGGGGCTGATTTCCGGCCTTGTGAGCGCTGATGCTCTGGTGGTCTGCCCGGAAAACAGCGAAGGGCTGTATGCCGGGCAGGTGGTATCCGCCTACATTCTGGATTAG
- a CDS encoding TOBE domain-containing protein codes for MTQEHLNKHMLEQLTLRWEAWEAEATTTAKKIVRARLHLLFLLIRYGGLRLGEALNLNAKSAVDTVTGMVRVPDPGGRDIMLPLSCMKHIRRILSLPEAEDAAFLHFDQGFVRKKFYAVAQGLGLSPGMAGPRAIRYARGLELLRLHVPFNVVQAFLGQQKTSQIAEFLAFAGGEAKDIVRESASGRWKEHENVNSFIGIITAMETGMRAASIEVTTFSDLVITALCDMRQFMDMAPHLNQVVTVSVTPEHIVLSTEKNPGSLQGPVKATVVSLHQDMVESFLTLELADGTKVSAVQESTPLSRLRLRQGSQVFMSFPARGVRISTD; via the coding sequence TTGACGCAGGAACATCTGAACAAACACATGCTCGAACAGCTCACGCTGCGCTGGGAGGCATGGGAGGCGGAAGCCACGACCACGGCGAAAAAAATCGTCCGCGCGCGGCTGCATCTTCTGTTTCTGCTCATCCGCTATGGGGGGCTGCGCCTCGGCGAGGCCCTGAACCTGAACGCGAAATCCGCCGTCGACACCGTCACCGGCATGGTTCGCGTGCCCGATCCCGGCGGCCGCGACATCATGCTCCCCCTCTCCTGCATGAAGCATATCCGGCGCATCCTCAGCCTGCCCGAAGCGGAGGATGCCGCCTTTCTGCATTTCGACCAGGGTTTCGTACGGAAAAAATTCTACGCCGTGGCGCAGGGACTCGGGCTTTCGCCGGGCATGGCCGGGCCGCGCGCCATCCGCTATGCACGGGGGCTCGAGCTTCTCAGGCTCCATGTTCCCTTCAACGTGGTGCAGGCCTTCCTCGGCCAGCAGAAAACCTCTCAGATCGCCGAATTTCTCGCCTTTGCCGGAGGCGAAGCCAAGGATATCGTGCGCGAAAGCGCCTCCGGCAGATGGAAGGAACATGAGAACGTCAATTCCTTCATAGGCATCATCACGGCCATGGAAACAGGTATGCGCGCCGCAAGCATAGAGGTCACCACCTTTTCCGATCTCGTCATCACGGCTCTTTGCGACATGCGGCAGTTCATGGACATGGCTCCGCACCTCAATCAGGTGGTCACCGTTTCCGTTACGCCGGAACACATCGTGCTTTCCACGGAAAAAAATCCGGGAAGCCTGCAGGGGCCCGTGAAGGCCACGGTCGTTTCCCTGCATCAGGACATGGTGGAAAGTTTTCTCACGCTGGAACTTGCGGACGGCACCAAGGTAAGCGCCGTGCAGGAAAGCACGCCGCTTTCCCGTCTCAGACTCAGGCAGGGCAGTCAGGTCTTCATGAGTTTTCCGGCGAGAGGAGTCCGCATCAGTACGGACTGA
- a CDS encoding substrate-binding domain-containing protein, whose product MNHFGKTLLGALFALSCAAPVQAADTLMMATTTSTQDSGLLEYLAPTFQKETGIDLKWVAVGTGKALEIAKNCDADVLLVHAPDVERKFIDDGYGIDRRQIMYNDFVIVGPKADPAKIAGKTTAEALKTIYDAKAGFVSRGDKSGTHSAELALWKKSNLNPDKESFYISAGQGMMATLAIAAEKGAYALTDRGTWIKYANKQGDANPLAIVVEGDSALFNQYSVITTNPAICPNVKKDLAGKFEDWWVKPETQKLIEDYKLEGKQLFFPNAGK is encoded by the coding sequence ATGAATCACTTCGGCAAAACCCTTCTGGGCGCTCTTTTCGCCCTCTCCTGCGCCGCGCCCGTGCAGGCTGCGGATACCCTGATGATGGCCACCACCACCAGCACGCAGGATTCCGGTCTGCTGGAATATCTCGCCCCCACCTTCCAGAAGGAAACGGGCATCGACCTCAAGTGGGTGGCCGTGGGCACCGGCAAGGCCCTGGAAATCGCCAAGAACTGCGACGCCGACGTTCTGCTCGTCCATGCTCCCGACGTGGAGAGGAAGTTCATCGACGACGGCTACGGCATCGACCGCCGTCAGATCATGTACAACGACTTCGTCATCGTCGGCCCCAAGGCCGACCCTGCGAAGATCGCCGGCAAGACCACGGCGGAAGCCCTCAAGACCATCTATGACGCCAAGGCGGGCTTCGTGAGCCGCGGCGACAAGTCCGGCACCCATTCCGCGGAACTGGCGCTGTGGAAGAAGTCCAACCTGAACCCCGACAAGGAATCCTTCTACATTTCCGCCGGTCAGGGCATGATGGCCACGCTCGCCATCGCCGCCGAAAAGGGCGCCTACGCCCTTACCGACCGCGGCACCTGGATCAAGTACGCCAACAAGCAGGGCGACGCAAACCCCCTCGCCATCGTGGTTGAAGGCGACTCCGCCCTCTTCAACCAGTACAGCGTGATCACCACGAACCCCGCCATCTGCCCCAACGTCAAGAAGGATCTGGCCGGAAAGTTCGAAGACTGGTGGGTGAAGCCCGAAACCCAGAAGCTCATTGAAGACTACAAGCTGGAAGGCAAGCAGCTCTTCTTCCCCAACGCGGGCAAGTAA
- a CDS encoding ABC transporter permease: MGYFSDGMHKAIALLLNMDDATFSAIQATLSSTSCALVIAMVLGLPLGFLLGYASFPGKKTLRLISDTLLAFPTVLIGLIVYVLITYRGPFGQFGLLFTLPGMVIGQSILALPIIVSWTAQAVESLDARCRETLLTLGASPLQVALHTIREVRYDLGMVCVTAFGRVVTEVGVAMMLGGNIRYSTRTMTTAISLETSKGEFAQGIALGLVLLLIAFLVNFLLAWFRRMGRA; encoded by the coding sequence ATGGGATATTTCAGCGACGGCATGCACAAGGCGATCGCCCTTCTCCTCAACATGGACGACGCCACCTTTTCCGCGATACAGGCAACGCTTTCCTCCACAAGCTGCGCCCTCGTCATCGCCATGGTTCTGGGCCTGCCTCTGGGCTTTCTGCTCGGCTACGCCTCGTTCCCGGGCAAAAAGACGCTCCGGCTCATTTCCGATACGCTGCTGGCCTTCCCCACGGTGCTCATCGGCCTCATCGTCTATGTGCTCATCACCTACCGGGGACCGTTCGGGCAGTTCGGGCTTCTTTTCACGCTGCCCGGCATGGTCATCGGTCAGAGCATACTCGCGCTTCCCATCATCGTTTCCTGGACGGCGCAGGCCGTGGAAAGCCTGGATGCGCGATGCCGGGAAACGCTGCTCACGCTGGGAGCCTCGCCTCTTCAGGTGGCTCTGCACACCATACGCGAAGTCCGCTACGACCTCGGCATGGTCTGCGTCACGGCCTTCGGCCGCGTGGTGACGGAAGTGGGCGTGGCCATGATGCTCGGCGGCAACATCCGCTATTCCACGCGCACCATGACCACGGCCATCTCGCTGGAAACCAGCAAAGGAGAGTTCGCACAGGGCATAGCCCTCGGCCTCGTACTTCTTCTCATCGCCTTTCTGGTCAATTTTCTTCTGGCCTGGTTCAGGCGCATGGGGCGCGCATGA
- a CDS encoding ABC transporter ATP-binding protein, whose protein sequence is MKTLFEAHDLCRCYGSLTALFLPFFSMEQGEIVVLTGRNGSGKSTLLRLLAFLEKATSGTLFYGGSSADPRREITLLLQEPYLMKASVYWNVTLGLRLRGMTDRKILREKYREAMLAVGFADPDHMASRGPGELSGGERQRIALASRIILSPSVLLLDEPTSNVDEASEKAILNIVRTLHARGVSVVCATHDRDVSAALEAREVALAGRKS, encoded by the coding sequence ATGAAAACACTTTTTGAAGCGCACGATCTCTGCAGGTGCTACGGTAGTCTGACGGCGCTCTTTCTCCCCTTCTTTTCCATGGAGCAGGGAGAAATCGTGGTGCTCACCGGAAGAAACGGCAGCGGCAAGTCCACGCTGCTCCGGCTTCTCGCCTTTCTGGAAAAAGCCACCTCCGGCACGCTCTTCTACGGCGGCTCCTCCGCCGATCCGCGCCGGGAGATCACGCTCCTTCTGCAGGAACCGTACCTCATGAAGGCTTCCGTATACTGGAACGTGACGCTCGGTCTGCGCCTGCGCGGCATGACGGACAGAAAGATTCTGCGCGAAAAATACAGAGAAGCCATGCTCGCCGTAGGCTTTGCCGACCCCGACCACATGGCCTCACGCGGGCCGGGGGAACTTTCCGGTGGAGAGAGGCAGCGCATAGCCCTCGCCTCCCGGATCATTCTTTCCCCCTCCGTGCTGCTTCTTGATGAACCCACTTCCAATGTTGACGAAGCGAGCGAAAAGGCCATACTGAATATTGTGCGTACGCTTCACGCCCGGGGCGTGAGCGTCGTTTGCGCCACGCACGACAGAGACGTTTCCGCCGCTCTGGAGGCGAGGGAAGTGGCCCTCGCCGGCAGAAAGTCCTGA
- a CDS encoding MOSC domain-containing protein: protein MRIVAVSTSTRKGEKKVNRPEVTLVANHGVEGDVHADGTHRQLSLLAMEDIEYMRSMGADVHPGDFAENITTEGVELHTCPLGTRFTIGDDIELVLTQIGKECHMGCAIRQQVGDCIMPRRGVFCRILKGGVVRPGDSFRISFRPQVLPTA from the coding sequence ATGCGTATCGTTGCCGTATCCACCAGTACCCGCAAGGGAGAAAAGAAAGTCAACCGCCCCGAAGTCACGCTCGTGGCCAATCACGGCGTGGAAGGCGACGTCCACGCCGACGGCACGCACCGCCAGCTCAGCCTGCTGGCCATGGAAGACATTGAATACATGCGCTCCATGGGAGCCGACGTGCATCCCGGCGACTTTGCCGAGAACATCACCACCGAGGGCGTGGAACTTCACACCTGTCCGCTCGGAACCCGCTTCACCATCGGCGACGACATCGAACTCGTGCTTACCCAGATCGGCAAGGAATGCCACATGGGCTGCGCCATACGCCAGCAGGTGGGCGACTGCATCATGCCCCGCCGCGGCGTGTTCTGCCGTATTCTGAAAGGCGGCGTGGTCAGGCCCGGCGACAGCTTCCGCATAAGCTTCCGCCCCCAGGTTCTTCCCACAGCGTGA
- the moaCB gene encoding bifunctional molybdenum cofactor biosynthesis protein MoaC/MoaB yields MSDFSHLDASGAPRMVNVGAKSETKRTAIARAVVELNAHTLELLKAKALPKGDVLTVAQVAGIMAAKRTSELIPMCHPLAITHADVRFKVQDEPPSVLLEASASTTGRTGVEMEAIIAAQIAASTIYDMVKAVQKDVVIRDVRLILKSGGKSGLFKTDDPLLFEVEDSPLPAPRPAPEAWNGEGLAVACITLSDKGYAGERVDESGPALMDMLSALNPAKKELFLLPDDPRALRKLVKDLASSGWGLIVSTGGTGLSPRDFTPEALLPVLERRLPGFEQVMFSEGLSHTPRAVLSRCLAGTLGRTMVLALPGSRRAAAENLASLLPVLPHALEKLNGDMSDCGRK; encoded by the coding sequence ATGTCCGATTTCTCCCATCTCGATGCCTCCGGCGCCCCCCGCATGGTGAACGTGGGCGCAAAGTCCGAAACAAAGCGCACGGCCATAGCCCGCGCCGTGGTGGAACTGAACGCCCATACTCTGGAACTTCTCAAGGCCAAGGCCCTGCCCAAGGGCGATGTGCTCACCGTGGCCCAGGTGGCGGGCATCATGGCGGCAAAGCGCACTTCCGAACTCATTCCCATGTGCCACCCTCTTGCCATCACCCATGCCGACGTGCGCTTCAAGGTGCAGGACGAGCCTCCATCCGTACTGCTGGAAGCCTCTGCCAGCACCACCGGACGCACCGGGGTGGAAATGGAAGCCATCATCGCCGCGCAGATAGCCGCGTCCACCATTTACGACATGGTCAAGGCCGTGCAGAAGGATGTGGTCATCCGCGACGTGCGCCTCATCCTGAAATCCGGCGGCAAGAGCGGACTGTTCAAAACCGACGATCCGCTGCTTTTCGAGGTGGAGGACAGCCCTCTTCCCGCCCCGCGTCCCGCCCCCGAAGCATGGAACGGGGAAGGCCTTGCCGTGGCCTGCATCACCTTGTCGGACAAGGGCTATGCCGGGGAAAGAGTCGATGAAAGCGGCCCCGCCCTCATGGACATGCTCTCCGCCCTGAATCCTGCGAAAAAGGAACTCTTCCTTCTGCCGGACGACCCGCGAGCCCTGCGCAAGCTGGTGAAGGATCTCGCCTCATCGGGCTGGGGACTCATCGTCAGCACTGGCGGCACCGGTCTTTCTCCGCGGGACTTCACGCCCGAAGCGCTTCTGCCCGTACTGGAGCGCCGCCTTCCCGGCTTTGAACAGGTCATGTTCTCCGAAGGGCTTTCGCATACGCCCCGGGCCGTGCTGTCGCGCTGCCTTGCTGGCACGCTGGGCAGAACCATGGTGCTGGCGCTGCCCGGAAGCCGCCGCGCCGCGGCGGAGAACCTCGCCTCCCTGCTGCCCGTGCTGCCCCATGCGCTGGAAAAGCTGAACGGCGACATGAGCGACTGCGGGAGAAAATGA
- the moaA gene encoding GTP 3',8-cyclase MoaA, which yields MPEAMDDSPALLVDGHGREVRYLRISVTDRCNLCCRYCRDEDIPFIPHERILRFEEIEKIIGLAVELGVHKLRFTGGEPFARKGFLDFLVGIHERFPHTALKLTTNGTLLEPALDTLKKLGVSVNLSLDTLDREKYASVTGRDMLPTVLENMHRMLDMGIPLKINAVAMRGVNDDELPALASLAMEWPVDVRFIEFMPMGDATIWSKNLFWSAADILDSARRHWELMPVTLRRKDGDQSEGKAAEERGPAKLWKLIAEDGTVSRGSFGLITSVTQSFCRSCNRLRLTAEGNLRTCLFDDTEYPIRDVLREKGLDEVRRIMMDAVARKPIGAEILAASHGPVAHKRMSAIGG from the coding sequence ATGCCTGAAGCCATGGATGATTCTCCCGCCCTGCTCGTCGACGGTCACGGAAGGGAAGTGCGCTACCTGCGCATTTCCGTGACCGACCGCTGCAACCTCTGCTGCCGCTACTGCCGCGACGAGGATATCCCCTTTATTCCCCATGAACGCATCCTGCGCTTTGAGGAAATCGAAAAAATCATCGGTCTCGCCGTGGAACTCGGCGTGCACAAGCTCCGTTTCACCGGCGGAGAGCCCTTTGCCAGAAAAGGCTTTCTGGATTTTCTCGTCGGGATTCACGAACGCTTCCCGCATACGGCCCTGAAGCTGACCACCAACGGCACGCTTCTTGAACCTGCGCTGGATACGCTGAAAAAACTCGGCGTTTCGGTCAACCTCTCCCTCGATACGCTGGACAGGGAAAAATACGCCTCGGTCACCGGCAGGGACATGCTCCCCACGGTGCTCGAGAACATGCACCGTATGCTGGACATGGGCATTCCCCTGAAGATCAACGCCGTGGCCATGCGCGGCGTCAACGACGACGAACTTCCCGCTCTGGCGTCTCTCGCCATGGAATGGCCTGTGGACGTCCGCTTCATCGAGTTCATGCCCATGGGGGACGCCACCATCTGGTCGAAGAACCTGTTCTGGAGCGCAGCCGATATTCTGGACTCCGCCCGCAGACACTGGGAACTCATGCCCGTGACGCTCCGTCGCAAAGACGGCGACCAGAGTGAGGGCAAGGCCGCCGAGGAGCGCGGCCCGGCGAAACTGTGGAAGCTCATCGCCGAAGACGGTACCGTTTCCCGGGGGAGCTTCGGGCTCATCACCTCCGTCACGCAGAGCTTCTGCCGTTCCTGCAACCGCCTGCGCCTCACGGCCGAGGGAAACCTCCGCACCTGCCTTTTCGACGATACGGAATACCCCATCCGCGACGTGCTGCGTGAAAAGGGACTCGACGAGGTACGCCGCATCATGATGGATGCCGTGGCCCGCAAGCCCATAGGCGCGGAAATCCTTGCCGCAAGCCACGGTCCCGTGGCGCATAAGAGAATGTCCGCCATAGGGGGATGA